One Callospermophilus lateralis isolate mCalLat2 chromosome 6, mCalLat2.hap1, whole genome shotgun sequence genomic region harbors:
- the Tent5a gene encoding terminal nucleotidyltransferase 5A isoform X1, translating to MHQRYFWIDQGQVAFGGHYMAEGEGYFAMAEDELASGPYIPLGGDFSGGDFGGGGSSSFGGHCLDYCESSTAHCNVLNWEQVQRLDGILSETIPIHGRGNFPTLELQPSLIVKVVRRRLTEKCIGVRDVRLNGSAASHVLHQDSGLGYKDLDLIFCADLRGEEEFQTVKDVVLDCLLDFLPEGVNKEKITPLTLKEAYVQKMVKVCNDSDRWSLISLSNNSGKNVELKFVDSLRRQFEFSVDSFQIKLDSLLLFYECSENPMTETFHPTIIGESVYGDFHEAFDHLCNKIIATRNPEEIRGGGLLKYCNLLVRGFRPASDEIKTLQRYMCSRFFIDFSDIGEQQRKLESYLQNHFVGLEDRKYDYLMTLHGVVNESTVCLMGHERRQTLNLITMLAIRVLADQNVIPNVANVTCYYQPAPYVADANFSNYYIAQVQPVFTCQQQTYSTWLPCN from the exons ATGCATCAGAGATACTTTTG GATTGACCAGGGCCAAGTGGCGTTCGGCGGACACTACATGGCGGAGGGCGAAGGGTACTTTGCTATGGCCGAGGACGAGCTGGCCAGCGGCCCATACATCCCCCTGGGTGGCGACTTTAGCGGCGGTGACTTtggcggcggcggcagcagcagcTTCGGTGGGCACTGCTTGGACTATTGTGAAAGCTCCACTGCTCACTGTAACGTGCTGAACTGGGAGCAAGTGCAGCGGCTGGACGGCATCCTGAGCGAGACCATCCCGATCCACGGGCGCGGCAACTTCCCCACGCTCGAGTTGCAGCCGAGTCTGATCGTGAAGGTGGTGCGGCGGCGTCTGACGGAGAAGTGCATAGGCGTCCGCGATGTGCGCCTCAATGGCTCGGCCGCCAGTCACGTCCTGCACCAGGACAGCGGCCTGGGCTACAAGGACCTGGACCTCATCTTCTGCGCTGACCTGCGTGGGGAAGAGGAGTTTCAGACTGTGAAGGACGTCGTGCTAGACTGCCTGTTGGACTTCTTACCCGAAGGGGTGAACAAGGAGAAGATCACACCACTCACGCTCAAG GAAGCTTATGTGCAGAAAATGGTTAAAGTGTGCAATGACTCTGACCGATGGAGTCTTATATCCCTGTCAAACAACAGTGGCAAAAATGTGGAACTGAAATTTGTGGATTCCCTTCGGAGGCAGTTTGAATTCAGTGTAGATTCTTTTCAAATCAAATTagactctcttcttctcttttatGAATGTTCAGAGAACCCAATGACTGAAACATTTCACCCCACAATAATTGGTGAGAGCGTCTATGGTGATTTCCATGAAGCCTTTGATCACCTTTGTAACAAGATCATTGCCACCAGGAACCCAGAAGAAATCAGAGGGGGAGGTCTGCTTAAGTACTGCAACCTCTTAGTGAGGGGCTTTAGGCCTGCCTCTGATGAGATCAAGACCCTCCAGAGGTATATGTGTTCCAGGTTCTTCATCGATTTCTCAGACATTGGAGAGCAGCAGAGAAAACTGGAGTCCTATTTGCAGAACCACTTTGTGGGTTTAGAAGACCGCAAGTATGACTATCTCATGACCCTTCATGGAGTGGTGAATGAGAGTACCGTGTGCCTGATGGGACATGAAAGAAGACAGACTTTAAACCTTATCACCATGCTGGCTATCCGGGTGCTAGCTGACCAAAATGTCATCCCTAATGTGGCTAATGTCACTTGCTATTACCAGCCGGCCCCCTATGTAGCAGATGCTAACTTTAGCAATTACTACATTGCACAAGTTCAGCCAGTATTCACATGCCAGCAACAGACATACTCCACTTGGCTACCCTGCAATTAA
- the Tent5a gene encoding terminal nucleotidyltransferase 5A isoform X2: MAEGEGYFAMAEDELASGPYIPLGGDFSGGDFGGGGSSSFGGHCLDYCESSTAHCNVLNWEQVQRLDGILSETIPIHGRGNFPTLELQPSLIVKVVRRRLTEKCIGVRDVRLNGSAASHVLHQDSGLGYKDLDLIFCADLRGEEEFQTVKDVVLDCLLDFLPEGVNKEKITPLTLKEAYVQKMVKVCNDSDRWSLISLSNNSGKNVELKFVDSLRRQFEFSVDSFQIKLDSLLLFYECSENPMTETFHPTIIGESVYGDFHEAFDHLCNKIIATRNPEEIRGGGLLKYCNLLVRGFRPASDEIKTLQRYMCSRFFIDFSDIGEQQRKLESYLQNHFVGLEDRKYDYLMTLHGVVNESTVCLMGHERRQTLNLITMLAIRVLADQNVIPNVANVTCYYQPAPYVADANFSNYYIAQVQPVFTCQQQTYSTWLPCN; the protein is encoded by the exons ATGGCGGAGGGCGAAGGGTACTTTGCTATGGCCGAGGACGAGCTGGCCAGCGGCCCATACATCCCCCTGGGTGGCGACTTTAGCGGCGGTGACTTtggcggcggcggcagcagcagcTTCGGTGGGCACTGCTTGGACTATTGTGAAAGCTCCACTGCTCACTGTAACGTGCTGAACTGGGAGCAAGTGCAGCGGCTGGACGGCATCCTGAGCGAGACCATCCCGATCCACGGGCGCGGCAACTTCCCCACGCTCGAGTTGCAGCCGAGTCTGATCGTGAAGGTGGTGCGGCGGCGTCTGACGGAGAAGTGCATAGGCGTCCGCGATGTGCGCCTCAATGGCTCGGCCGCCAGTCACGTCCTGCACCAGGACAGCGGCCTGGGCTACAAGGACCTGGACCTCATCTTCTGCGCTGACCTGCGTGGGGAAGAGGAGTTTCAGACTGTGAAGGACGTCGTGCTAGACTGCCTGTTGGACTTCTTACCCGAAGGGGTGAACAAGGAGAAGATCACACCACTCACGCTCAAG GAAGCTTATGTGCAGAAAATGGTTAAAGTGTGCAATGACTCTGACCGATGGAGTCTTATATCCCTGTCAAACAACAGTGGCAAAAATGTGGAACTGAAATTTGTGGATTCCCTTCGGAGGCAGTTTGAATTCAGTGTAGATTCTTTTCAAATCAAATTagactctcttcttctcttttatGAATGTTCAGAGAACCCAATGACTGAAACATTTCACCCCACAATAATTGGTGAGAGCGTCTATGGTGATTTCCATGAAGCCTTTGATCACCTTTGTAACAAGATCATTGCCACCAGGAACCCAGAAGAAATCAGAGGGGGAGGTCTGCTTAAGTACTGCAACCTCTTAGTGAGGGGCTTTAGGCCTGCCTCTGATGAGATCAAGACCCTCCAGAGGTATATGTGTTCCAGGTTCTTCATCGATTTCTCAGACATTGGAGAGCAGCAGAGAAAACTGGAGTCCTATTTGCAGAACCACTTTGTGGGTTTAGAAGACCGCAAGTATGACTATCTCATGACCCTTCATGGAGTGGTGAATGAGAGTACCGTGTGCCTGATGGGACATGAAAGAAGACAGACTTTAAACCTTATCACCATGCTGGCTATCCGGGTGCTAGCTGACCAAAATGTCATCCCTAATGTGGCTAATGTCACTTGCTATTACCAGCCGGCCCCCTATGTAGCAGATGCTAACTTTAGCAATTACTACATTGCACAAGTTCAGCCAGTATTCACATGCCAGCAACAGACATACTCCACTTGGCTACCCTGCAATTAA